In Plasmodium falciparum 3D7 genome assembly, chromosome: 13, the following are encoded in one genomic region:
- a CDS encoding phosphatidylserine synthase, putative gives MKSVYLFASSLLTTLLLSNANVLLDFNTRIIISLVMSLFNLITLYYVMQKYAKTPKISILTKILNYLILIYYVIIMFLHFFSTSEVRTILRFLNKNIEFHAVEKSYMENCNNLANISDKIDWFVCAHLWGWFAKGMIIRNFFLLNINSVIFELIELRFQHILPNFYECWWDHIFLDVLSCNLIGIVASILFMKYFNIELYDWKIPDKIKPNKKNIIFPTIDKLCRKVFTNSSTLLILIFLSFITNIIDLNVFFLKAEIQLHHVNLIVIARTFAIGFISGKACKEFYRFLKEGMTPKRAFYIFLEIIILSLEFLLAIRWKDTLISDKSDLTGINMVWLFITSTLSSILLLLYVNESLI, from the exons at GAAGAGCGTATATTTGTTTGCCTCCTCATTATTAACAACATTACTGTTATCAAATGCAAATGTTTTATTAGATTTTAATACAAGGATAATAAT ATCCTTGGTTATGTCCCTATTTAATcttattacattatattatgtgATGCAGAAATATGCTAAGACACCTAAAATTAgtatattaacaaaaatttTAAACTATTTAATTCTCATATATTATGTCATAATTATGTTCCTTCACTTTTTc tcGACTAGCGAAGTTCGAACTATTCTGCGTTTCCTGAACAAGAATATAGAATTTCATGCAGTCGAAAAGTCGTACATGGAAAATTGTAATAACTTAGCGAATATATCA gATAAAATCGATTGGTTTGTTTGTGCTCACTTATGGGGATGGTTTGCCAAAGGTATGATCATCcgaaatttttttcttttgaataTAAACAGTGTCATATTTGAATTGATAGAATTAAGATTCCAGCATATACTTCCCAACTTTTATGAATGTTGGTGGGATCAC ATATTCCTTGATGTGTTGAGCTGTAACCTGATTGGTATAGTAGCCAGTATTCTTTTTATGAAGTATTTTAACATCGAACTTTATGATTGGAAAATCCCAGATAAAATAAAGCCAAACAAAAAGAATATCATATTTCCTACTATTGATAAATTATGTAGAAAAGTATTTACAAATAGTAGTACCCTATTAATACTAATATTCTTATcatttattacaaatattatagatttaaatgtattttttttaaaagctGAGATTCAGTTACATCATGTAAATTTAATAGTTATAGCTAGAACATTTGCCATAGGTTTTATTTCTG gCAAGGCATGTAAGGAATTTTATCGCTTTCTTAAGGAAGG aATGACTCCTAAAAGAgccttttatatatttctcgAAATTATTATACTTTCATTGGAGTTCCTTTTAGCCATTCGATGGAAGGATACTTTAATTTCAGACAAATCCGATTTAACAGGAATTAat atggTCTGGTTATTCATCACATCAACTTTGTCATCAATACTACTCCTTCTTTATGTTAATGAGagtttaatataa